The Echeneis naucrates chromosome 8, fEcheNa1.1, whole genome shotgun sequence genome has a window encoding:
- the cbx7a gene encoding chromobox homolog 7a encodes MELSSIGDQVFAVESITKKRVRKGNVEYLLKWQGWPPKYSTWEPEDNILDPRLVLAYEENQEKIRALAYRRKGLRPRRLVLRNIFAMDLRSAHKVAEKPRLRLSLTRSMSTDVDQGEQGSMYHRSVRRKSKQRVAKRGPVGPPNKPIRPLRKKDVPMEEDWNSVSEEEKQESESTTKERHEGSLYGQSECSSPPLLERQDLEMEAEEKVDADLTAVGSDTWTDGADGEKSETGQNQTSVYDQSKDSALVPVAGPGDAVTTVTAADRSGWDRDEEGLESGSECPILERINATSVIVTIQGSRETAAAACSTAETRNEEVRGDNQTMTMTTPGSQSTHTAAEHPGKVIVTDVTINSLTVTFKEAMVAEGFFKGY; translated from the exons ATGGAGCTGTCATCCATAGGAGACCAAGTGTTTGCAGTTGAGTCTATCACTAAGAAGAGAGTCAGAAAG GGCAATGTGGAGTATCTCTTGAAATGGCAGGGATGGCCCCCAAA ATACAGCACTTGGGAACCAGAGGACAATATTCTGGACCCACGCCTGGTCCTGGCCTACGAAGAAAA TCAAGAGAAGATCAGAGCTTTGGCGTACCGCAGGAAAGGACTCAGACCCAGGAGGCTCGTCCTGCGG AACATCTTTGCCATGGACCTCCGCAGTGCCCACAAGGTTGCAGAGAAACCCCGGCTGCGTCTCTCCCTCACCCGCTCCATGAGCACGGATGTGGACCAGGGTGAGCAGGGCAGCATGTACCATCGCTCCGTCAGGAGGAAGAGCAAGCAGAGGGTGGCAAAACGGGGGCCAGTCGGTCCTCCAAACAAACCCATCCGTCCTCTGAGGAAGAAGGATGTGCCCATGGAGGAGGACTGGAACAGCGTCAGTgaagaggagaagcaggagTCTGAGAGCACCACCAAGGAGAGACATGAAGGCAGTTTATACG GCCAGTCAGAGTGCAGCTCTCCACCCTTGCTGGAACGACAGGACTTggagatggaggcagaggagaaggtggatgcTGACCTGACTGCAGTAGGTTCAGACACATGGACTGACGgagcagatggagagaaatcTGAAACAGGACAGAACCAAACATCTGTGTACGATCAATCAAAGGACAGTGCCTTAGTGCCTGTGGCTGGACCAGGAGATGCGGTTACTACGGTTACTGCAGCTGACAGGTCAGGTTGGGACAGGGATGAGGAAGGTTTGGAATCAGGGTCAGAATGTCCCATATTAGAGAGAATCAACGCAACCTCAGTGATAGTGACCATTCAGGGAAGCAGGGAGACGGCCGCTGCCGCCTGCTCCACTGCTGAGACAAGGAATGAGGAAGTGAGAGGCGACAATCAGACCATGACCATGACAACACCAGGCAGTCAGTCCACTCACACCGCAGCAGAGCATCCTGGGAAGGTGATTGTGACAGATGTGACAATCAACTCACTAACGGTGACTTTTAAAGAAGCCATGGTGGCTGAAGGCTTCTTTAAGGGCTATTGA
- the top3a gene encoding DNA topoisomerase 3-alpha has translation MLIVHLLGRSFFRPGLHHLGIQRRRLCTAGRVWSPDTPQQEDMIRNRAQIKRVLCVAEKNDAAKGISHIMSNGGARRREGLSKFNKIYEYEYNLFGQNVTVTMTSVSGHLLGLQFKAQFQKWHSCNPVLLFDAEVEKYCPDTMVQIKRTLEKEARQCQALVIWTDCDREGENIGFEIIDVCKAVKPNIQVFRAKFSEITPNSIRRACETLMEPDVNISDAVDVRQELDLRIGASFTRFQTLRLQKIFPESLANQLISYGSCQFPTLGFVVERFKAIQAFIPETFYKIKVLHEVEEDAVEFSWKRNRLFNHTACLVLYQICMEDPIATVTSVTSKPKSKWRPLPLDTVELEKLASRKLRISAKETMKIAEKLYTQGFISYPRTETNIFPASLSLGPLVEQQTQSTDWGTFAQRVLDQPGGPNPRQGKNSDQAHPPIHPTKYTDTLQGNEGRVYEFIVRHFLACVSQDALGQETIVDIDIAQEKFSASGLMIIARNYLDVYPYDRWSTKVIPVYEQGSQFQPSAIEMVDGQTSPPQLLTEADLISLMEKHGIGTDATHAEHIETIKSRMYVGLTADQRFLPGELGMGLVEGYNSMGYEMSKPNLRAELEADLKLVSEGRKDKHSVLLHHIQKYKIVFIESVRKAKKLDEALSPYLGAAQEFTEAEQQDMEIPLPIRKCPHCSRDMVLKKKKEGNGMYLSCLGFPTCKTAVWFPDTVLEVSRDDSICPTCQPHPVHMLKFKFRRGSLPPMMPLEFVGCIGGCDETLREVLDLKYLRAGGGSGGGARGGGREGAGGRGGRGGVGRGRGDPWPPAPQPSRAPCSNPRPSLPLVPSWTPQPTPPLGPRSGDPNGDVIVCNCGQDALLLTVRKEGPNQGRQFYKCNTGSCNFFLWADQPNQQGASQSQVHPCPPPVPRTSQPPRPSMGFRNTFDGGRDQEGGAGGHAGQIMCNCNETAVTRTVQKDGPNKGRTFHTCGKPREQQCRFFQWADENVPPPGGFRGGFNGSGDRGNKERRIAVGATLNKPTAAKKPRTCGICHMPGHTRVTCPQR, from the exons ATGCTGATAGTTCATCTCCTCGGAAGATCCTTTTTTCGGCCGGGACTACATCACCTCGGGATCCAGCGGAGGCGTCTCTGTACAGCAGGACGTGTCTGGAGTCCGGACACACCACAGCAGGAGGACATGATACGAAACCGAGCTCAGATCAAGCGAGTTCTCTGCGTGGCAGAGAAAAATGATGCAGCCAAAGGCATCTCGCATATCATGTCAAACGGCGGGGCCAGGAGG AGGGAAGGGCTGTCAAAGTTCAATAAAATCTATGAGTATGAATATAATCTTTTTGGTCAG AATGTGACGGTAACAATGACATCAGTGTCAGGTCATTTACTCGGTCTGCAGTTTAAGGCACAGTTCCAGAAATG GCACAGCTGTAATCCTGTGCTATTGTTCGATGCAGAGGTGGAGAAGTATTGTCCAGATACCATGGTACAAATCAAG cggACACTGGAGAAAGAGGCGAGGCAATGCCAGGCCTTAGTCATCTGGACTGAttgtgacagagagggagaaaacatTGGCTTTGAAATTATTGATGTCTGCAAAGCAG tgaagcCCAATATACAAGTTTTTCGGGCAAAGTTTTCTGAAATAACCCCCAATTCCATTCGGAGAGCCTGTGAGACTCTAATGGAGCCAGATGTGAACATCAGTGATGCTGTCGATGTTCGTCAGGAGCTGGACCTGCGGATAG GTGCATCCTTCACTCGGTTCCAAACACTTCGCCTGCAGAAGATCTTTCCGGAGTCTCTGGCCAATCAGCTGATCTCATATGGCAGCTGTCAGTTTCCCACTCTGGGCTTTGTTGTGGAGCGTTTCAAAGCCATCCAGGCTTTCATACCAGAGACTTTCTATAAGATCAAAG TGCTCCATGAGGTTGAGGAAGATGCTGTAGAGTTCAGCTGGAAAAGAAACCGCCTCTTCAACCACACAGCTTGCCTGGTGCTCTACCAGATCTGCATGGAG GATCCCATAGCAACAGTCACCTCAGTAACCAGCAAACCCAAGAGCAAGTGGAGACCGTTGCCTTTGGACACTGTG GAATTGGAGAAACTAGCGTCCCGGAAGCTAAGAATAAGTGCCAAAGAGACCATGAAAATTGCAGAAAAACTATATACCCAAGG GTTTATCAGCTACCCCCGcacagagacaaatattttTCCCGCAAGTCTTTCTCTCGGCCCCTTGGTGGAACAGCAGACACAAAGTACAGATTGGGGGACGTTTGCCCAGCGGGTGCTTGATCAGCCTGGGGGTCCCAACCCTCGACAGGGCAAGAATTCTGACCAAGCTCATCCCCCCATACACCCCACCAAGTACACTGACACACTGCAG GGCAATGAAGGACGTGTGTACGAGTTCATTGTCCGACACTTCCTTGCCTGTGTATCCCAGGATGCACTGGGGCAGGAGACAATAGTGGACATAGACATAGCCCAGGAGAAATTTTCCGCCTCAGGACTCATGATCATTGCAAGGAACTACCTGGATGTTTACCCTTATGACAGGTGGAGCACCAAg GTGATTCCAGTGTACGAGCAGGGCTCCCAGTTCCAGCCATCTGCTATCGAGATGGTGGACGGACAGACGAGCCCTCCACAACTGCTCACCGAAGCCGACCTCATATCTCTAATGGAGAAGCATGGCATTG GCACAGATGCAACCCACGCAGAACACATTGAGACCATCAAGAGTCGCATGTATGTTGGATTAACAGCTGATCAGAGGTTTCTTCCTGGAGAGCTTGGAATGGGGCTGGTGGAGG GTTACAACTCCATGGGCTATGAGATGTCCAAACCAAACCTGCGTGCTGAGTTGGAGGCAGATCTCAAGCTCGTATCAGAGGGCAGGAAGGACAAGCATAGTGTGCTGCTGCACCATATCCAGAAATACAAGATTGTCTTCATTGAGTCTGTCAGAAAGGCAAAGAA ATTAGATGAAGCCCTATCACCCTATCTGGGTGCAGCTCAGGAGTTCActgaggcagagcagcaggacaTGGAGATACCACTGCCCATCAGGAAGTGCCCTCACTGCAGTCGGGACATGGTGcttaagaagaagaaggagggaaatgG tATGTACCTGTCCTGCCTGGGTTTCCCAACCTGTAAGACGGCAGTGTGGTTCCCTGACACGGTGCTGGAAGTCAGCAGAGATGACAGCATTTGTCCCACCTGTCAGCCGCACCCTGTTcacat GTTGAAGTTTAAGTTCCGCAGGGGCAGCCTCCCTCCCATGATGCCTTTGGAATTTGTTGGCTGCATTGGTGGATGTGATGAGACGCTCAGAGAGGTACTGGACCTGAAATACCTCAGAGCGGGGGGAGGAAGTGGTggaggagcaagaggaggaggacgagaaggagcaggaggaagaggaggacgaggaggagtgGGCAGAGGAAGAGGTGACCCCTGGCCACCAGCTCCACAGCCATCCAGAGCACCATGCTCCAATCCTAGACCTTCCCTTCCTCTTGTCCCCTCCTGGACTCCTCAGCCTACACCCCCACTAGGTCCCAGGAGTGGAGACCCTAACGGGGATGTCATCGTGTGTAATTGTGGTCAGGATGCACTCCTGCTCACTGTACGCAAAGAAGGTCCCAACCAAGGCCGTCAGTTCTACAAATGCAACACTGGGAGCTGCAACTTCTTTCTGTGGGCAGACCAACCTAATCAACAGGGGGCGTCACAGAGTCAAGTGCATCCCTGTCCCCCCCCTGTACCAAGGACCTCTCAACCTCCAAGACCCTCAATGGGGTTCAGGAACACATTTGATGGCGGCAGAGATCAGGAGGGAGGTGCTGGAGGACATGCTGGACAGATTATGTGTAACTGCAATGAGACAGCAGTGACACGTACAGTGCAAAAAGATGGGCCAAACAAAGGCCGAACATTTCACACCTGCGGAAAACCAAGAGAGCAGCAGTGTCGCTTCTTCCAGTGGGCTGATGAGAATGTACCTCCCCCAG GTGGTTTTAGAGGTGGATTCAATGGAAGTGGAGACAGGGGGaacaaggagaggaggatagCGGTTGGTGCCACCCTCAACAAACCGACAGCTGCAAAGAAACCCCGCACCTGCGGCATCTGCCACATGCCGGGACACACCCGGGTGACCTGTCCTCAGCGGTGA
- the smcr8a gene encoding guanine nucleotide exchange protein smcr8a gives MIGSPDVVAFTKEDEYSQTNPDAWALPEEFSIPLHPLANTNPWAKTSYAKFTKDFILISEFSEQVGPQPLLTIPDDPKVCGTFDLNYFSLRIMSVDYQASFVGHPPGSGYPRLSFVEDSRVVLGDSKEGAFAYVHHLTLYDLEARGFVRPFCMAYVSADERKIMLQFQELSLRFSQASECLKAGNRRAFAKELQRKLRDLEYTHSVLEREEGLQKEAGPQCMYSPHAVEKANELANVEKSIYEHRDLLRQINSYHCHPRRDPHAVTCQKCMTECLSECEKLLDKYAKLANPFSYTVQMGKVEEQERQINVEGGQEGVEDMEDEGIGRRPSYTPQLIKAKSAKCFDKRLKTLRELCDESFYEATVELLKETERSFRGDLCYLYTRRLDKTLRRRQRVTNFLFEEELGVDDEDEGGILRPFCAVNHAADSYTLLDPPAIVLRPEPLELDSLQPPDPLDPASETSHIQSELEQGHLESSPSDHTLETQESSEETKGSFSSDKSGMGPAEKPQSLASVRPEPPDPDCDLTPDPDHNADLERESSSEETTAGEDEGGDQTPVSLLEVVSELEASRDDDCERISDGVCEMESDLLVPLDTACCMSQEGFLYEVSAPEAGSHPGQPSESLVVNQEPQAFLPLQDDYAVGSPCSESPVAGLELPMGLFGDGVSRTSVEDGSDCTMSASTGSERAASPLGYGGLVTLRHRKKAGQGALRFVRQYPFAIQALWCLLSGRTLVVLGSDEGRVRRLVAALALFVPSPGKCGERVQPWLSCPFTLTDLQRWKLIGLQRVASPVGSSMLYSLSRYSRYISILDADQKTLRCPPYRGKLLANIADHRTYIRRGSTYFLNLQSTLCRLAARAFLFTFTHHLHLPVSSTEGPEVVEGRRRCFLQEQLGLDEEDSQILLYLSQLITQQYLQAATGSSAAAPCFSFTYTTSVLYKI, from the exons ATGATAGGCTCACCTGACGTGGTGGCTTTCACTAAAGAGGATGAGTATAGCCAGACGAATCCTGATGCCTGGGCCCTCCCTGAGGAGTTCTCCATCCCTCTCCATCCTCTGGCTAATACCAATCCCTGGGCCAAAACCTCTTATGCCAAGTTCACCAAAGACTTCATCCTCATCTCTGAGTTTTCTGAGCAGGTGGGCCCTCAGCCGCTCCTCACCATCCCAGATGACCCCAAAGTCTGTGGCACCTTTGATCTCAACTACTTCTCCCTGCGCATCATGTCAGTGGACTACCAAGCCTCCTTTGTTGGACATCCACCTGGAAGTGGCTATCCAAGACTCAGCTTTGTGGAAGACTCGAGGGTGGTGCTTGGCGACTCAAAAGAGGGGGCGTTTGCTTATGTCCATCACCTTACGCTCTATGACCTGGAGGCGAGGGGCTTTGTGCGACCCTTCTGCATGGCTTATGTTTCAGCAGATGAGAGGAAAATTATGCTGCAGTTTCAGGAGCTGTCCCTCCGCTTCTCTCAGGCCTCAGAATGTCTGAAGGCCGGGAACAGAAGAGCATTCGCCAAGGAACTCCAGAGGAAACTCCGGGACCTTGA GTACACCCACTCTGTGCTTGAGAGGGAAGAGGGTCTACAGAAAGAGGCGGGGCCTCAGTGCATGTACTCCCCACATGCTGTGGAAAAAGCCAATGAACTCGCTAATGTGGAAAAGAGCATCTACGAACATAGAGACCTGTTGAGACAGATCAATTCCTACCATTGCCACCCGCGCCGAGATCCTCATGCTGTCACCTGCCAGAAATGTATGACAGAGTGCTTGAGTGAGTGTGAGAAGCTGTTAGACAAATATGCAAAGCTTGCCAACCCCTTCAGTTACACTGTCCAAATGGGCAAAGTGGAGGAGCAGGAACGCCAGATTAATGTCGAAGGAGGTCAAGAAGGAGTGGAGGACATGGAAGACGAGGGCATTGGACGCAGGCCGTCTTACACACCACAACTGATCAAAGCTAAGTCTGCCAAGTGTTTTGACAAGCGTCTGAAGACTCTCAGAGAGTTGTGTGATGAGAGTTTCTATGAGGCCACTGTGGAGCTCCTGAAGGAGACGGAGAGGAGTTTCCGAGGTGACCTATGTTACCTCTACACACGTCGCCTGGACAAAACTCTACGTCGAAGGCAGAGAGTTACCAACTTCCTTTTTGAGGAGGAGCTTGGTgttgatgatgaggatgaaggagGAATACTAAGACCATTTTGCGCTGTGAACCATGCTGCAGACAGTTATACACTTTTAGACCCACCTGCTATTGTGCTAAGACCAGAACCTCTAGAGCTAGACTCATTGCAGCCTCCAGATCCTCTAGATCCGGCCTCTGAGACCAGCCATATTCAGAGCGAGCTTGAGCAGGGCCATTTAGAGTCCTCCCCCTCAGATCACACTCTGGAGACCCAGGAGAGCTCAGAGGAGACCAAAGGAAGTTTTAGCAGTGATAAGAGTGGGATGGGTCCAGCAGAGAAACCACAAAGTCTTGCTAGTGTGAGGCCAGAACCTCCTGATCCTGATTGTGATTTGACCCCCGACCCTGACCACAATGCTGACCTGGAGCGGGAGAGCAGTAGTGAAGAGACCACTGCAGGGGAGGATGAGGGTGGAGACCAGACACCTGTGTCTTTGTTGGAGGTGGTGTCTGAGCTTGAGGCCAGCAGAGACGACGACTGTGAGAGAATAAGTGATGGGGTTTGTGAAATGGAGTCTGACTTATTGGTTCCATTAGACACAGCATGCTGTATGTCTCAAGAGGGGTTCCTTTATGAGGTGTCTGCCCCAGAGGCAGGTTCTCATCCAGGCCAGCCCTCTGAAAGCCTGGTTGTCAACCAGGAGCCCCAAGCCTTTCTTCCACTCCAAGATGATTATGCTGTAGGTTCTCCATGCTCAGAAAGCCCTGTGGCTGGGCTGGAGCTGCCCATGGGACTCTTTGGAGATGGTGTTTCCCGGACCTCAGTGGAGGATGGATCGGATTGCACCATGAGTGCTTCTACAGGGTCTGAACGGGCTGCCTCACCTCTTGGCTATGGAGGGCTGGTGACCCTACGTCACAGAAAGAAGGCTGGACAAGGAGCCCTGAGGTTTGTGCGACAGTACCCCTTTGCCATACAGGCTTTATGGTGCCTGCTGAGTGGCAGGACTCTGGTGGTACTTGGGTCTGATGAAGGGAGAGTCCGTCGGTTAGTTGCTGCTCTGGCCCTCTTTGTGCCTAGCCCTGGGAAGTGTGGAGAAAGGGTTCAACCCTGGCTCTCGTGCCCTTTTACCCTTACTGACCTGCAGAGATGGAAACTCATTGGGCTGCAAAG AGTGGCATCCCCTGTGGGCTCCAGCATGCTTTACTCGCTGTCCCGCTATAGTCGCTACATCTCCATCCTTGATGCTGACCAGAAGACTTTGCGCTGCCCACCGTATCGTGGCAAACTGCTTGCCAACATAGCTGACCACCGCACCTACATCCGCCGTGGCTCAACATACTTCCTAAACTTACAGAGCACCCTCTGTCGTCTGGCAGCCAGGGCTTTCCTGTTTACCTTCACCCACCACCTACACCTGCCGGTCAGCTCCACAGAGGGGCCTGAGGTGGTGGAGGGTAGACGCCGCTGCTTCCTGCAGGAGCAGCTAGGGCTGGACGAGGAGGACAGCCAGATACTGCTCTACCTCAgtcagctcatcactcagcagTATCTACAGGCTGCTActggcagcagtgcagcagcaccTTGTTTCAGTTTTACCTACACAACCAGCGTTTTATACAAAATCTAA
- the bud31 gene encoding protein BUD31 homolog: MPKVKRSRKPPPDGWELIEPTLDELDQKMREAETEPHEGKRKVESLWPIFRLHHQRSRYIFDLFYKRKAISRELYEYCIKEGYADKNLIAKWKKQGYENLCCLRCIQTRDTNFGTNCICRVPKSKLEVGRIIECTHCGCRGCSG, from the exons ATGCCCAAAGTAAAGAGGAGTCGGAAGCCTCCCCCAGACGGCTGGGAGCTCATTGAGCCAACTTTGGACGAGCTGGATCAGAAAATGAGGGAAG CTGAAACAGAACCTCATGAGGGAAAGCGAAAGGTTGAGTCACTTTGGCCAATATTTAGGCTGCATCATCAGCGGAGTCGATACATCTTTGACCTCTTCTACAAAAGGAAAGCCATCAGTAGAG agcTGTATGAGTATTGTATAAAGGAAGGCTATGCAGACAAGAACTTGATTGCCAAGTGGAAAAAGCAGGGCTATGAAAATCTGTGCTGCCTGCGTTGCATCCAAACAAGAGACACCAACTTTGGAACCAACTGTATCTGCAGAGTCCCTAAGAGCAAGCTGGAAGTC gggAGGATCATTGAGTGCACCCACTGTGGATGTCGAGGCTGTTCTGGCTAA